The genome window CAACCTGCATTATtggtttctttaatttattttttgttttaatgaatttgatgGAGATTAGATTTGGTTgctggatttggatttggggttttccAAAGATTGGTTTGGTTGGTGGgtttatttcttggatttagGAAAAACATGAataacaagttcttatgttCTTATGgacaaaataataaaggtaataataataataataattgtaggggcaaaggcccCAAATCATgtaatgggccttgggccctattCGGGACGATTAGCAATGTCTGAGGAGAGGAAATGGATGCCAACAGGATTTCCAACCCAGGTCTCGTGGATAGGGGGCGTTTGAAGGACGGTTCGAGGAGGAATGCCTCTTCGGACGTGATGAGTATGGCTCAAATATGCACTCTGTTTGCTAGAAGGACCCATCCTAACAGACATTAGTAGTAGGGATGCGTCCCACAGACCCGCAGGAAAGAAGGAAACGTAATATATCCAAGGAGAGGCTGCTGCTACCGCATTAAATGCGTTGTAGCTACTTTTCTAACCACATTAATTTGGAGAGGACCtatgaacagtgctgccttggctaccacaactcacagaaggctgaaagggggtgtccgatgggacaagcacttaagtaaaggtccagatgatcaacaagtgtaagaccACAATGGCTTCAAGAAGACTATATAAGAAGGGGAGTCCCCATGAGGAAGGGGacggaaaaaaagaagagagaatacGGTAGTAGTACAAATGACCATAATCTTCAAACAGTGACCGACATACATTCATCTTGTCTCCTCAGACTGAGGATCTATTGATACTAACGTGTTTTACTTGTGTTCAACTGTTGTATAGCCCAATAATAACCGTTGTCCAATTTGCTAAGACCTAGTTCTacagcccactctctacaaattcattatttctgGGTTCCGTGGATCAAGATCCCATATCTTTTGGGCTTAGGCCCcgaattgtgaccctacaattggcgccgtctgtgggaagaacttgtgcaTTAGCAAGTGCAATGGTTAAAtatggaaggatcaggtccaCACCGAACGGAGCTCGCAGACTCCCAATGGCAGGACAACTTTCTTAACCTCGAACGGGAAAGAGATCAAGACAAGCGATGAGATGGAAGTGTACATACCTTCTATATAAGCAGAAGTCATTCAAAGGGGAAAGGTCATGCATCCCAAAAGCGGGATGATAACAGAGCTCTACAGCAGGAAATTGATAACCTAGAGAGGAAGTTATGTAGAGCACAGTGAAGGCGTCCCTCCTCCAACCCGGACACCAGCGATGAAGAGGACAACGAATATAGGCGAAGGTCGAGAACTCCACCAAGTGAAACCTTCTCCTATGAGGAAGAGTAACCTCACAAACACAGTCATAGAAGTTCGTCCTTCAAGGGCCTGATAAACAACGCCATGAGCAAAGCCCTGGACCGAATCTCCCAGTTACCCTTCACACGCAAGATGGAGGGGGCTGAACTCCCTCAACGGTTCCATCAACCTACCTTCACCATATATAATGGTCGGACGGACCCCGTAGAGCACGTAAGTCAGTTCAACCAGAAGATGGCCGTCCATTCCAAAGACGAAactttgatgtgcaaagtattTCCATCTAGTTTGGAACCGATgacgatgagatggtttgacggCCTCAGGCCAAActccataaattcctttaagCAGCTAACCCACGCCTTCGGCTCTCGCTTCATCACGAGCAGCAGGGTTCCTCGACCCTCGGATTCCCTTCTATCGTTATCCATGCGAGAGGGGGAGACCCTAAAAGCCTACTTGGATAGGTATTGGGAATtgtataatgagatagagggCGATTATGATGACGTTGCCATCAGTACGTTCAAGAGAGGCTTGTCGACCAAGCACGGTTTAAGAAAATCCCTAACTGGGAAACCGGTTACCAGCctgcgccaactcatggaccgaATCAACAAGTACAAGAGGATCGAAGAAGACCAACAGTTGGGTAAGGGTAAAACAAAGTTtctccctcaggagaggagggacttcaggtcggaccgaTTTAGCAACAACAACCGATCGAGGAGAGACTACACGAAGCAACCTGGATCTACTAGAGTGCAAGCAGTCTACGCTGTGTTCCGAGATCCATTACATCAGGTTTTGGAGAAAATCAGGAACGaaccattcttcaaatggccaaatagGATGGTGGAGGACCCCACGAAACGCAACCAGAACCTATACTGTTAGTACCACCAAGAACTGGGACACACCACCGAAGACTATAGGAACCTGAAAAACCACTTGGACCAACTGGTCTGAGAGGGAAAATTGAGTCATCTCCTACATCATTCCAGTGGCCGACAAGAATAGACGAACGTTGAGACATAGAGGGACACCTTGAGACCGCCTATaggcacaataaatgtcattctcGTCGCTCCCGGAAGGACTGGTTCTCATCCTTCTAGAGTAATGTCGGTGGCTCGACTTCCTGCTGAGATTGACGACTGGGAGTCTAAAAAGGCTAAGAGGATGGCCTCACCCATGCTGGGCTTCTCGGATGAAGATAAGGTCGGAATTGTCCAACCCCACGATGATGTTCTAGTCATCACGCTCAAGATTAGGGgatatgatgtgaagagagtgTTAGTCGATCAGGGTAGCGCtgtggaagtaatgtaccccgacctatacaaggggctgaatcTGAAACTCGAAGACTTGACGGCATATGACTCCCTTTTGGTAAACTTCGAAGGGAAAACCGTTACTCCGAGAGGCCAGATTAGACTGCCCATACAAACAGGTTCGGATATAGTGGATGTGGACTTTATAGTGGTGGACGCATACTCGCCTTACACAGCCATTGTAGCTAGGCCTTGGCTTCATGCCTTAAGGGCTGTTTCCTCTACTCTAcaccagaaggtgaagtacTTGTCGGAAGGTTGGGTTAAAGAAGTTATAGAGGACCAGGCCATGGCTCGACAATGCATGGTGTCCGCTATCTCACGACGACCGAGTGCTGAACCCTCAACCTCTACTAATAACgacttatagcaattaacaaCCCCGGCTATGACTGGTGGGGGATCAATCGAGGAGGCAAATTGCGAGGATTTGGAAAAAGTTCCTGTGGGCCTTGATCTGGAAAGATTCTTTCAAGTTGGCTCGGAACTACCTCCCCAAGAGAAAGCATTGCTAATTGATTTCCTCAGGGAAAATGTGgacgtgtttgcatgggacaCTTACGAGGCCCCGGGGGTCAATCCGGACTTCATATGCCACCACCTTAACGTTAATCCATCTGTTATGCCCAAGAAGCAACCCCCTTGGCATCCGTCAAAAGAGCATGCTAATGCGGTCAAGGAGGAGGTGATGAAACTtaagaaagcaggggctatcaaagaagtcttctACCTTGAGTGGCTGGCCAATATTatagtggtgaagaagaagagcggGAAATGGTGAGTttgtgtagacttcacggacttGAATAAGGCCTGCCCAAAAGACCCCTTCCCTATGCCTCGAATAGATCGGTTGGTAGACACAACCGCGGGACATCCTCAAATGAGCTTCGTAGACacctttcaaggatatcatcAAATACCCCTGGCTATAGATGATTAagaaaagacagcttttgtcaccCTTATcggaaactaccactataaagtgatgccttttggtttgaagaacGCCAGTTCCACCTATTAGAGGATGATGACCAAGATGTTTGAGCTGCAAATGGGTAAGAACATTGAAGTCTAaatagatgacatggtggtaaagagtaaaTTGGTGTCCGAACATGTGAGAAACCTTGGCGACATCTTTGAAATCCTGAGAAGACATAGGCTATGCCTTAACGCGTCTAAGTGTTCGTTCGGGGTGGGATCAGGAAAGttcttgggctatatggtgacccaCAGAGGTATCGAAGTCAGCTCCGACCAAATTAGAGCTATCCACAGCATGCAGCCTCCTCGGAATCCCAAGGAGGTCTAAAAGCTTACGGCATGATTGCCGCTTTGAACCGTTTTATTTCTCATTCGGCGGATAGATGTAGacctttctttctcttattaaacaagtggaaaaggTTCGAATGGACCGAAGAATGCACATTGGCCTTCCAACAGCTCAAAGAGTATTTGTCTCGGCCACCCATCATATCTAGCCCCGAAGTCGACAAAGTTTTGTTCGCTTACATTGCCGTGGCCCTTCATGTAGTAAGCTTAATACTGATACGAGTGGACAACGGTGTACAACAGCCTGTCTTTTACATGAGCAAGTCATTGCACGAGGCTGAGATTCGCTACCTTCCCCTAGAAAAGGCCATCTTGGCGGTTGTTCAAGCTATATGGAAGCTCCCCCATTATTTCTAGGCATACATAGTCATTGTTCTGACCCAACTCCTGTTCAGGTCTATACTTCGGAGCATTGATTATACAAGGAGGATTGCTAAATGAGGCACCATTTTGGGCGCCTTTGACATtaagtacatgcctcgcaccgccGTAAAAGGCCAAATCCTTGCAGATCTGGTGACTGAATTTACTGAACCCTCACTAGAGAAGGAATACGAatcatggatgaaaaatcgatTGGTGCAATCTCTCTGCAAGGGCCCACCTGTTGGAAGGTATACGTCAATAGCGCAGAAAATCAAAGGGGCTCTGGGGTGGGACTAGTACTGATTTCCCCCGAGGGGATTACCATTGAAAAATCGCTGAAACTAGGCTTTTCAGCCACAAATAACGAGGCAGAATATGAAGCCCTGCTGGAAGGAATGTCCATAGTCGAGAAATTGGGCGGAAAATCCGTAAACATGTTCTTGGACTCAAGACTTATTGTGGGTCAAGTAAATGGGGAATTAGAGGCaagggatgaaagaatgcaagagtacctaGACCAAGGTAAACGCCTGCGGTCGCGTTTTGATTCTTTTAGCCTACTGCACATATCCAGAAGTGGAAACACCTACGCTGATTCTTTGGCCACACTGGCCACCTCCTCAACTCAATGTTTACCTCGGGTTATACTTATGGAAGATCTACACAGGCCCTCGGTGGTGAAGACGGAAGTAATCCACATCCACACGTCAGAGTGGGGCCTAGCTGGATGAACCCCTTAATACTATTTCTAAAAGAGGATACCTTACCCAAAGAAAAGAGCGAAGCCgacaagattagaagaaagACTTCTCGATTTTGGCTATCCGAGCATTTGAAACTATATAAACACTCATTTTCAAGACCGTACTTGCTCTGCATGCACCCTGATGCCACAGAACTTATCTTGGAGGAGttgcatgaaggaatttgcaGAAACCATATAGGGGGCAGGTCCTTATCCCATAGAGCCATCACCCAAGGTTACTGGTGGCCAAACATGCAGAAAGAGGCACACGAATACGTGAAGAAGTGCGGTCAGTGCCAGAAGTTTGCCCCAAATATACATCAACTGGGAGGGATCCTCAATCCACTGTCTAGCCATTGGCCGTTTTCTCAGTGGGGCTTGGATATCGTAGGGCCATTTCCTAAAGCAGCGGGGAACAAAAGATATCTACTCGTCGGcactgattacttcaccaaatgggtcgaagcCGAACCACTGGCAAATATCAAAGATGTGGATGccaagaagtttgtctggagAAGCATTGTCATCAGGTTCGGAGTCCCTCATACCCTAATCTCGGACAACggtcttcaatttgatagtaagacTTTCAGTGGTACTGCAGTGAGTTGGGAATTGCGGATAGATACTCCACACCAGCTTACCCCTAGGGGAATGGGCAAGCCGAAACCgttaacaaggtcatagtaAACAAGCTAAAGAAGAGGTTAGATGACACAAAGGGAAGATAGGTGGAAGAGCTGCCACATGTCCTGTGGACGAATTTAACCACACCCCACAGATCAACGGGggagacccccttttcgatgaccAATGGGGCTGAGGCTGTCATTCCGCTAGAAACGAACTTTCCAACACTGAAACCAAGCTCATTCTGTCCCAGTGGCAAAAATGAGCTGCTAGAGAAGAGTTTAGAACTTATTGAGGAGAGTAGGGAATGGGCAATGGTCCAATTCACCtactaccaacacaagcttaagCAAGGTTATGACGCCAAGGTAAAGCTAAGGCCATTAGCACCTGGGGACCTGGTATTAAGAAAGGTTCTGGGCACTGCAAAAAATCCCACATGGGGAAAACTCAGACCAAATTGGGAGGGGCCATATTGTATCACTTCAATAGCCGGTGCAGGGGCAtactttttagaagatttggatgagcATGCAGTACTATGCCcctggaatgtaaacaacctgaaaaggtactattattaatgaaagttttgacTCTTGATATACCCTTCTATTGTGAAAAGTCTTTGTGCTACTTATCTCTCATTTTTCAAtgcaagtattaaacagaacccaagtcccgcgtgactcctcggaccacaggtttgggagaaattaatcactttgcgtttttatccaagtattaaatagaacccaagtcccttgtggctcctcggactacaggcttgggggaaattaatcacttcgcatttttatccaagtattaaacagaacccaagtcccgcgtggctcctcggaccactggcttaggggaaattaatcacttcacgtttttatccaagtattaaacagaacctaagtcccgcgtggctcttcggaccacaagTTTGGGGAAAATTAATCACTTCGCGTTTTTTATCCAAGTATtgaacagaacccaagtcccgcgtggctcctcggaccctAGGCTTGGGAGAAATTAATCACTTCATATCTTTAtacaagtattaaacagaacctaagtcccgcatggctcctcgggccataggcttaggggaaattaatcacttcgtgtttttatccaagtattaaacagaacccaagtcccgcgtggctcctcggatcatAAGCTTGGGGGATATTAATCACTCCATATCTTTAtacaagtattaaacagaacctaagtcccgcgtggctcctcggaccacaggattgggggaaattaatcacttcgcgtttttatccaagtattaaacaaaacctaagtcctgtgtggctcctcggaccacaggcttgggggaaattaatcactccatatttttatcaagtattaaacagaacttaagtcccgcgtggctcctcggaccacaggattgggggaaattaatcacttcgcgtttttatccaagtattaaacaaaacctaagtcctgtgtggctcctcgaaccacaggcttgggggaaattaatcactccATATTTttatccaagtattaaacagaacctaagtcccgCGTGGCTCCTtagaccacaggcttgggggaaattaatcactccATATTTttatccaagtattaaacagaacctaagtcccgcgtggctcctcgaaccacaggtTTGGGAGAAATTAATCACTCCATATCTTTATACAAGTATTAAGCAGAACCTAGGCCTCGCGTGGCCCCTCAGACCACAAACCCAagggaaattaattactcaaAAAGAGCACAAAGTATTGGGGAAGAATCTTTTTCCCTTGCTCATACTTAGCTATAATGAGTTACCATTAGAAATCTAGCAACACAGTCCGAATTCATTCATGACGACAATAAAGttaaagcggtaaaaataaagtccaaagaagaagaaattatatcATTCATTAAACTCCAAAAGAAGTTATCTTACAAACATTGGTAAAAGCCAAGGAAATGAAAGGCAGAACAAAACAATTGCAAAAGAAAACCCTACACTAAAGTTTTAGGCTTTATCTTTGGTTGGGCTTTTTGCGGGGCCATCAGTCTCGGGATAATCATCTCCGGCTTTGGATTTAGATTTGGCATCCTTGGCCCACAAGACTACATCTCTAATTGTGAGGGCGTCCTCAAACGACTTGTCCTTGGCTGGTGGCTGTGCCTCCTCATCCACCCCTTTCCCCTTAGGAACGATGGGATTAAGAACGGCAGTCGAGGCGGAAAGGAGCTTCTCAGGAGGATTCGAATCAGGAATCTCTCGAATATCCTCAAGGAAGAAGATATTCTCGATCCTCCTGAGCTTGGAGTCTACAAGAACTCCCGCCCGGTCCATTGCTACTCCCCAAGACTCGGTACAGTAGTCCCTACAAACCACAGCCACCTTCTCGGTCAGCCTGGCCTTGGTGTCCTTCACCCCACACTCGTAAAAGGCTGCCACTGCAGCCTCAACCGCTTCCCTGGCCACCCGAGCCGCCTCCTTTGCCTGTTGCAGTTGCGCCTTGAGGTCTATGACCGTTTGCTTTTCGGTGGCCAGATTTATTTCTATTGAGTGAAGTTGTTGGCGCATGTCCTCAGCTTGCCTCGTTATGGTCTTAAGGCCCGCCTCAGCACTGTCCTGAGCCTTAATAGCCTCTTTAACCTTGAGGCAGGACTGAACCTCAGCGTTCACCTCCTCTCGGGAATTCTTCACCCATTCCTCGGCCACAAAGATTTGCTGGGTGACCTGCATAGAAGTAATGGAAGAATCGTCAAAACAGAGATGACAAATAGATGAGCATAGAATAAGGAACTTGAACAATGGAGAATCTTCATTTTACCATAGCAAGATCCCTCTTCAATGACATGAAGAGGTCCGGTTGCCTCGTAGTCCGGAGCCCATCCATGTCACGGGGCAAGAGGAGGGACTGCTACAAGGCCTCAGCGAGATACGATGCCTGCCCTCGTTGGGACTCCCAAAGGGTCGCGTCCCAAGGGATGGGAGCGCCGTCCAATTCTAGCCAAGGAGACTAGGTGCGCTGCCTTCTCCTATGTGCAGCCTCATCTCGGCTGTCTATGGACTTTGTCCTTTTGTCCTTAGGCTCTTTGCCTTTTTTCTGCTGTTTGGCCTTCTGAGGGCCGACCTCGCCCTCCTCCAGTTTTTCGACTGGCCTTTTCCGCCTCAAGTTTGGAATGGGTTGTAGTGCGGGGTCAGTGGGAGGAGGAGGTAGAGGAGGAAGGCTAGCAGGAACTTGCTCCTTAGGGGCATCCTTGGAGGATTGCCCTTTGTTCTTGTTGGACATAAGGCCCTTCAGACAAGATCTTGGCTTTAGGTCCATGCCTTCCTTTTCAACTTCCTGGCTTGTGTTGATCCGAGCAATTATTAGTTCTGGAGAGTGAGCTGTCGAGAAGCGATCAAGATCCAAGTCAGAATCTAAAAGCTCTACGGGCCTTGTTGATACCTCACCCTCTTCGTTGAAGTGGAAATGATCGATTTCGGCTTCGAGGGACGAGTGCATGGAATCAATTTCCTCCCCTGGAACGGCTACCTCTTGGGGAACGCGTTTAGTGGGCGGTTGGACTAGTGGTAAGTCTCTCCGAGCTAAGAAGCCTAGTTTAGAAACGTCAATACAAGCTAATCGGGGACTCCCAGCCCTTATCGCATAGCCTACGTCCACGAAGGCACGAGATAAAGGCTCGTAGTCCAAAATGAAGTGAGCGGCCCATAACTGCTCGTCCTCGCTTACAAAGATCTCTGACCTTAAGAGGTAGTTGAGAGCTTGGACGTTGACTAGGTTGATCCTTGGGGTAGTGTGTACTTTGTCTGCAAAACATTCAAAGAAAAGGTTACGTTAgtccaagaaaacaaacaaccaaaactAAGACCAAAACAAGTAAAGGGAAAGCTTAAAAGACTAAGATCCCTACCGAGGGACCTGATCTTAGAATGTCTCACCTGGTGCTCCTGCCCTAACTCGGCAGCAAAGACCATCATGACATGCTCCGGAGACGATTAAATaatcgtccttcaagcctttgttggacttgggaaggcaagATATCAGTCTCAACTCGTCAGACCTGGATTTCAAGTAATACGATTCGGAAAGGCAGTGGCACTCGTACAAGTGAACAACAtcgtgccatgagaggtcgagGTTTATCTGTTCATTCAGAGCATCTACACACCCTAGAATCCGGAACATATTAGCGGCATACTGGTGGGGGGCCAACCTATGGCCGTGCAAGTAATCCCTAGTTATCCTACCCATAGGAATCGTCATCCCTCCTTCTATGAAAGCGATCATAGGAATGACAACCTGCCCCGTTTCTCTCTTGGTTAGGATTTGGTCCGAGGAGCAATACTTTAGACCCACTCCTTGCGAGATATGGTACATGGCCCTAAAACCTTCCATACTGGCCAGAGAATCTACTAGGCTCTTAAACTTACCCATCTAGTTAACCCTAAAGGGCACGGAGAAAGGTTTATAAATGAAAGAAGGCTAAGGAGAACAACAAAAAAGGGGAGCAAGGGAATATGGGGAAATGAAAACTTATGGGAAGTATGAGTTCTAAATCTCTCAAACTTTCAAAGGATTTGCCGAGAATCCTTACAGGAACAACTATGGAACTCAGGGACTTAGAGTATTTTGCGAGAGAAAATGCTAAAGTGCTTTGGAACGCTTGAATGTCTTTTCTAAAAAAGGGAAAGTAATCTCCCTTAGGAGCCTTATATAGCGAGGAAAAATGAACGGGATTACTCCTGCCCAAAATTTAGAGGAATATCTGCCGTTGACTAAGCGCCCCATCGTTGGATGCGAGGGGACATAGAGCCGCCTGGTGCAATTAATGGCGCCTCGTGGACTACAAAACATCAGTAGCAGTAATGAGGCACGTGAGAGGGTGCTCCTACATGTGTGAATCAAGGAATTGTGGTGACTTAttcattaaatatcaaaattccACCTTTTTCTCTTCGAATAAGAGGGAAAaaccggaattttgaggggctattgtaggagCAAAGGCCCCAAATCATgtaatgggccttgggccctatcTGGGACGATTAACAATGTTCGAGGAGAGGAAATGGATGCCAATAGGATTTCCAACCCAGGTCTCGTGGATAGGGGGTGTTTGAAGGACGGTCCAAGGAGGAATGCCTCCTTGGACGTGATGAGTATTGCTCAAATATGCACTCTTTTTGCTAGAAGGACCCACCCTAATAAACATTAGCAGTAGGGATGCGTCCTACAGACCCGTAG of Quercus lobata isolate SW786 chromosome 8, ValleyOak3.0 Primary Assembly, whole genome shotgun sequence contains these proteins:
- the LOC115956773 gene encoding uncharacterized protein LOC115956773, which gives rise to MSVARLPAEIDDWESKKAKRMASPMLGFSDEDKVGIVQPHDDVLVITLKIRGYDVKRVLVDQGSAVEVMYPDLYKGLNLKLEDLTAYDSLLVNFEGKTVTPRGQIRLPIQTGSDIVDVDFIVVDAYSPYTAIVARPWLHALRAVSSTLHQKVKYLSEGWVKEVIEDQAMARQCMVSAISRRPSAEPSTSTNNDL
- the LOC115956771 gene encoding uncharacterized protein LOC115956771 — protein: MSKALDRISQLPFTRKMEGAELPQRFHQPTFTIYNGRTDPVEHVSQFNQKMAVHSKDETLMCKVFPSSLEPMTMRWFDGLRPNSINSFKQLTHAFGSRFITSSRVPRPSDSLLSLSMREGETLKAYLDRYWELYNEIEGDYDDVAISTFKRGLSTKHGLRKSLTGKPVTSLRQLMDRINKYKRIEEDQQLGKGKTKFLPQERRDFRSDRFSNNNRSRRDYTKQPGSTRVQAVYAVFRDPLHQVLEKIRNEPFFKWPNRMVEDPTKRNQNLYC